From one Salinibacterium hongtaonis genomic stretch:
- a CDS encoding MFS transporter — protein MKRYLDLLKTRGVGRIMAAQLVARFPGGMLSLAFLLHIEQVYNSYGIAGLVLAATSIGQAIAGPLTTRWMGVWGMRPVIILTASICAVAVGTIALVEMPVVLYMVVGFIAGITNPPIQPAVRTIYPKMVNSQQLTPLFSLDASLQEIIWVVGPVVTTFVATQIGTTQAILVALVFLVLGTTWFVLSPEVSRVRIPRSRRRMGAVLLRPPVMLATAVGFLLVGACAAVEAGVVATFGHGDASAGIVLAIFSIGSLAGGLTFGHRPIDAWAIARRMAIVFVGLALASLILELWWISIALFVAGVGIAPALAAMFTITAASVKFSETAEAYGWIGTGQLIGAAIGSALAGFMIDAFLAPGAYWIAAAFAFVGVVVAAVFHKASPDLRGRDASPIPDTEPIDTLG, from the coding sequence GTGAAACGCTACTTAGACCTCCTCAAAACCCGCGGCGTCGGGCGCATCATGGCGGCGCAGTTGGTAGCCCGATTCCCGGGCGGGATGCTCTCGCTAGCGTTCCTTCTGCATATCGAGCAGGTCTACAACTCCTACGGAATTGCCGGGCTTGTGCTCGCCGCCACGAGCATCGGGCAAGCCATCGCTGGGCCCCTCACGACGCGGTGGATGGGCGTGTGGGGAATGCGCCCCGTCATCATCCTGACCGCCTCGATCTGCGCGGTGGCGGTGGGCACCATCGCCCTGGTCGAGATGCCCGTCGTGCTCTATATGGTCGTGGGCTTTATCGCGGGCATCACCAACCCCCCGATCCAGCCCGCCGTGCGCACCATCTACCCCAAGATGGTCAACTCACAGCAGCTCACGCCCCTCTTCTCTCTCGACGCATCGCTGCAGGAGATCATCTGGGTCGTCGGCCCGGTCGTCACGACCTTCGTCGCCACCCAGATCGGCACGACCCAGGCCATCCTGGTTGCGCTCGTCTTTCTCGTGCTCGGCACCACCTGGTTTGTGCTGTCCCCCGAGGTTTCGCGGGTGCGCATCCCCCGCTCGCGCCGTCGCATGGGGGCCGTGCTGCTGCGCCCTCCCGTGATGCTCGCGACCGCGGTCGGCTTTCTCCTTGTCGGAGCCTGCGCCGCAGTCGAGGCCGGGGTCGTCGCGACCTTCGGCCACGGCGACGCCAGCGCGGGAATCGTGCTGGCCATCTTCTCGATCGGCTCGCTGGCCGGCGGCCTCACCTTCGGCCACCGCCCCATCGACGCGTGGGCTATCGCCCGCCGCATGGCCATCGTCTTCGTCGGTCTCGCGCTCGCATCGCTCATCCTCGAACTGTGGTGGATCTCTATCGCGCTCTTCGTGGCCGGTGTCGGAATCGCCCCCGCACTCGCCGCGATGTTCACCATCACCGCCGCGAGCGTCAAGTTCAGCGAAACCGCAGAGGCGTACGGATGGATCGGCACCGGTCAGCTCATCGGTGCTGCCATCGGCTCGGCCCTTGCCGGATTCATGATCGACGCGTTTTTGGCTCCGGGCGCCTACTGGATCGCCGCAGCATTCGCCTTTGTCGGCGTTGTGGTCGCCGCGGTGTTCCACAAAGCCAGCCCCGACCTGCGCGGCCGCGATGCGAGTCCGATCCCCGACACGGAGCCCATCGACACTCTGGGCTGA
- a CDS encoding alpha/beta fold hydrolase, with protein MAPVKRRRAGPDELCGNSRANAAIIAIMIPFQKVARSIRSFLGIGPRRLLHIASDVGEGPVVVLVHGVASSSITWENLVPLLSDDHRVICIDILGHGGSPAPDDAEYTLEEHVQWLAHTIKSLKLSSRYTLVGHSLGSLIVSRYAGTNSKQLDKVVLVSPPVYLVPQEIGDPVVRAATSAYLKAYAYLRAHKEFTLKRAALVAKLMPIPNVFGITESNWRAFSLSLEHCIESQTTATDIARIPVPVEVVYGSLDQFIVPGSMSFINNMRNVTVHRVEFNDHIVHRKLAREVATVIDGSSRIQSAQQIDRVG; from the coding sequence TTGGCACCGGTTAAACGTCGGCGCGCCGGCCCCGACGAACTCTGCGGCAACTCCCGGGCCAACGCTGCCATAATCGCGATCATGATTCCGTTCCAGAAGGTTGCGCGAAGCATCCGCAGCTTTCTGGGGATAGGCCCCCGGCGGTTGCTCCATATCGCGAGCGATGTGGGAGAGGGCCCCGTGGTCGTGCTCGTCCACGGGGTGGCGTCGTCGTCGATCACGTGGGAGAACCTGGTTCCGCTGCTCTCAGACGATCACAGGGTCATCTGCATCGATATCCTCGGGCACGGAGGGTCGCCTGCCCCCGATGACGCGGAGTACACGCTTGAGGAGCACGTGCAGTGGTTGGCGCACACCATCAAGTCGCTCAAATTGTCTTCTCGCTACACGCTTGTGGGGCATTCGCTGGGCTCGCTCATCGTCTCGCGCTATGCGGGCACCAACTCCAAGCAGCTCGACAAAGTCGTGCTGGTGAGCCCGCCCGTCTACCTTGTGCCCCAGGAGATCGGAGACCCGGTCGTGCGGGCGGCGACCAGCGCATATCTCAAGGCCTACGCCTATCTGCGCGCGCACAAAGAGTTCACGCTCAAGCGGGCCGCTCTGGTGGCCAAGCTCATGCCCATCCCCAATGTGTTCGGCATCACGGAATCCAATTGGAGGGCATTCTCCCTGTCGCTTGAGCACTGCATCGAGTCGCAGACCACCGCGACAGACATCGCCCGCATCCCTGTGCCGGTGGAGGTCGTCTACGGCTCCCTCGATCAGTTCATCGTTCCTGGCAGCATGAGCTTTATCAACAACATGCGCAACGTCACGGTGCACAGGGTCGAATTCAACGACCACATCGTGCATCGCAAGCTTGCTCGTGAGGTGGCTACCGTGATCGACGGGAGCTCGCGCATTCAGAGTGCACAGCAAATCGACCGGGTCGGCTAA
- a CDS encoding aldo/keto reductase, translated as MDRRVLGRTGRTVSAVGLGTWQLGADWGDVSEADAFAVLDAAAQGGVTFFDTADVYGDGRSEALIGRFLADSPGHSITVATKMGRRVEQVPENYTLAHFREWTDRSRRNLGMDTLDLVQLHCPPTAVYSSDAVFDALDLLVDEGAIASYGVSVETADEALTAIARPGVATVQIILNAFRLKPLDAVLPAAIDAGVGIIARVPLASGLLSGRYTTETTFAPDDHRTFNRQGDAFDVGETFSGVDFETGVAAAQEFAALLAGEPDAAEFSTAQAAIAWVTQLPGVSTVIPGARSIAQAESNAAAGDVPQLSSGFTEGVRDIYDRRFREAIHPRW; from the coding sequence ATGGATAGACGAGTTCTCGGCCGCACCGGCCGCACAGTATCGGCAGTAGGGCTCGGCACCTGGCAACTCGGAGCCGACTGGGGGGACGTCAGCGAGGCGGATGCTTTTGCCGTCCTCGATGCCGCAGCCCAGGGTGGCGTCACGTTCTTTGACACGGCCGATGTCTATGGCGATGGGCGAAGCGAAGCCCTCATCGGTCGCTTTCTTGCCGATAGCCCAGGACACTCCATCACGGTCGCCACCAAGATGGGCCGTCGCGTCGAGCAGGTGCCGGAGAACTACACGCTCGCGCACTTTCGCGAATGGACTGACCGCTCGCGCCGCAACCTCGGCATGGACACCCTTGACCTCGTGCAGTTGCACTGCCCGCCGACCGCCGTGTATTCATCCGACGCCGTTTTCGATGCGCTCGACCTGCTTGTCGACGAGGGCGCCATCGCCAGCTACGGCGTGAGCGTTGAGACGGCGGATGAGGCCCTCACGGCTATTGCGCGACCCGGTGTCGCAACAGTGCAGATCATCCTGAACGCGTTCCGGCTCAAGCCGCTCGACGCCGTGTTGCCCGCGGCCATCGACGCGGGCGTCGGAATCATCGCCAGGGTGCCACTCGCGTCCGGCCTTCTCAGCGGGCGCTACACGACCGAAACGACCTTTGCCCCCGACGATCACCGCACCTTCAACCGTCAGGGCGACGCCTTCGATGTGGGGGAGACCTTCTCCGGTGTCGACTTCGAAACGGGAGTCGCCGCCGCTCAAGAGTTTGCAGCGCTGCTCGCGGGCGAGCCCGACGCGGCGGAATTCTCGACAGCGCAGGCTGCCATTGCGTGGGTGACCCAGCTGCCCGGCGTGAGCACCGTGATCCCCGGGGCGCGCAGCATCGCTCAGGCCGAATCGAACGCGGCGGCGGGCGACGTTCCGCAGCTCTCCTCCGGGTTCACCGAGGGAGTGCGCGACATCTACGACAGACGATTCAGGGAGGCGATCCACCCGCGGTGGTAA
- a CDS encoding MFS transporter, with translation MVSNTPRQQPLGRPFANLFSANLSSSLGDGIARTAIPLLAVQITLDPLLISGIAALAMLPWLFFAIPAGILIDKVDRRMALAVASTVRTMLAVLLFVLTATGGLTIWWLYVVVFVYGMFETVYDGAIRAVVPSILPKAALPRGNSLIEAGEQVVQNFVAGPFTSLLFVFSALIPLGANAAVYALAAVLAFMLPQVASGRQFARAHAKTSDETVPWHRQFRDGYRFIMARPQLRTLWFISTADGLAFSMATASLVLFIVDRLGLPEALFGVFMLTGAVGSIAASLLTPRITARWGMGLTVACANLITAVSVAAIGVFPNLIVLTVGWIVVSAALTVWNVLIMSFRQSVIPGRLLGRVHGTWRTLLWGSMPVGSVLGGLLGRIDLALPFIVGGVISLFTALIWFRFFVSLPNPEDIDNGDEAALAAA, from the coding sequence GTGGTAAGCAACACACCACGGCAACAACCGCTCGGCCGGCCGTTCGCCAATCTTTTTAGCGCCAACCTTTCCAGCAGTCTGGGAGATGGAATAGCCCGCACGGCGATTCCTCTCCTGGCCGTTCAAATCACGCTCGACCCCCTGCTCATTTCGGGCATCGCGGCTCTCGCGATGCTGCCGTGGCTGTTCTTTGCCATCCCCGCCGGCATCCTCATCGACAAGGTCGATCGCAGGATGGCGCTCGCCGTGGCGAGCACGGTTCGCACAATGCTTGCCGTGTTGCTCTTTGTGCTCACAGCGACCGGCGGTCTCACCATCTGGTGGCTGTACGTTGTCGTCTTTGTCTACGGGATGTTCGAGACGGTGTACGACGGAGCCATCAGGGCCGTGGTGCCCAGCATTCTGCCCAAGGCCGCTCTGCCCCGCGGCAACTCCCTCATCGAGGCGGGCGAGCAGGTGGTGCAGAACTTCGTGGCGGGGCCGTTCACGTCTCTGCTCTTCGTTTTCTCTGCGCTCATTCCGCTCGGGGCCAACGCCGCCGTGTATGCCCTGGCCGCCGTGCTTGCCTTCATGCTGCCGCAGGTCGCCTCCGGCAGGCAGTTCGCCCGGGCTCATGCCAAGACCAGCGACGAGACGGTGCCGTGGCATCGTCAGTTTCGCGATGGCTACCGGTTCATCATGGCTCGGCCGCAGTTGCGCACCCTCTGGTTCATCAGCACTGCCGACGGGTTGGCCTTCTCTATGGCCACCGCGAGTCTCGTGCTGTTCATTGTTGACAGGCTCGGGCTGCCGGAGGCCCTGTTCGGGGTCTTCATGCTTACGGGAGCCGTCGGCAGCATCGCCGCATCATTGCTGACGCCCCGCATCACCGCTCGATGGGGCATGGGGCTCACCGTGGCGTGCGCGAACCTGATCACCGCGGTTTCGGTCGCGGCGATCGGGGTGTTCCCGAATCTCATCGTGCTCACCGTGGGGTGGATCGTGGTGAGCGCCGCCCTCACCGTGTGGAACGTGCTCATCATGTCGTTTAGGCAGAGCGTAATCCCGGGGCGCCTGCTGGGCCGTGTGCATGGAACCTGGCGCACCCTGCTGTGGGGGAGCATGCCCGTCGGCTCGGTGCTCGGCGGCCTACTCGGCCGCATCGACCTCGCGTTGCCCTTCATCGTGGGCGGGGTGATCTCGCTGTTCACCGCGCTGATCTGGTTCAGGTTTTTTGTCTCGCTGCCCAACCCCGAAGACATCGACAACGGCGACGAAGCGGCCCTCGCTGCGGCGTAG
- a CDS encoding ribonucleoside-diphosphate reductase subunit alpha, with protein sequence MAITVVKRNGQREAYDANKINLAIEEASAGLDENITWVTQIASELELTLFDGITTQQLDEAVIQVALQNIKDDPAFDTVAARLLLKTIYKRVLGDYSDDAELRSLHAEHFEPNVRRGVEEGLLDPRLGELFDFSRLSAALDHSHDSLLKYIGVVTLNNRYGIKGRNGDALEVPQYFWMRIAMGLSLNEQDPTAAAIAFYDKMSKLEYLAAGSTLVNAGTIYPQLANCFVMEMQDDMEHIAKTTRDVMWLTKGTGGIGLSVTKLRAQGSPIRSNNTTSTGPIPFMHTIDSILRAVSRGGKKFGALCFYMENWHLDFPEFLDLRQNSGDPYRRTRTANTAVWISDEFMKRVQTDGDWYLFDPLEVTDLNELYGAAFSARYNEYVAMAEAGEMRMHKKIKAREQFKSILISLQGSSHPWLTWKDTINNRALNNNTGTIHLSNLCTEITLPQDEDNVSVCNLASINLSRHLLVDGETGAVSIDFAKIEESARLAVRQLDNLIDITRSSVAEADFSNQQNRAVGLGVMGFTDIVERLGFSYESEEAYDLIDEIMEHVSYAAIDESADLAQERGSYPNFEGSRWSEGLVPIDSIALTEQDRGLEIKVNRKTRLDWDAMREKVKGGMRNATLMAIAPTASIGLVAGTTPGLDPQFSQIFSRSTSNGKFLEVNRNLVADLQKLGLWESVREDILRSQGDISRVASIPDHLKEVYKTSFQLSPYSFLEVAARAQKWIDQAISRNMYLETRDLGEMMDIYYGAWERGVKTTYYLHMKPRHQAEQSTVKVNKAEEISTGAKRGFGSAAPAAAAPAEAGQPAAAAPARRGFGGLAPKAGE encoded by the coding sequence GTGGCAATCACCGTAGTTAAGCGCAACGGTCAGCGTGAGGCGTATGACGCCAACAAAATCAACCTGGCGATTGAAGAGGCCAGCGCTGGTCTCGACGAGAACATCACCTGGGTGACCCAGATTGCGAGCGAACTCGAGCTCACGCTCTTCGACGGCATCACCACGCAGCAGCTCGACGAGGCCGTCATCCAGGTCGCCCTTCAGAACATCAAAGACGACCCTGCCTTCGACACCGTCGCCGCGCGTCTCCTGCTCAAGACCATCTATAAGCGCGTTCTCGGCGACTACTCCGACGACGCCGAACTGCGCAGCCTGCACGCTGAGCACTTTGAGCCGAATGTGCGTCGCGGCGTCGAGGAGGGCCTGCTCGACCCCCGCCTCGGTGAACTGTTCGACTTCTCCCGTCTTTCTGCTGCCCTCGACCACAGCCACGACAGCCTGCTCAAGTACATCGGTGTTGTAACCCTCAACAACCGCTACGGCATCAAGGGTCGCAACGGCGACGCGCTCGAGGTTCCGCAGTACTTCTGGATGCGCATCGCGATGGGTCTGTCGCTCAACGAGCAAGACCCGACCGCTGCCGCAATCGCGTTCTACGACAAGATGTCCAAGCTCGAGTACCTCGCCGCCGGGTCTACCCTCGTCAACGCCGGCACCATCTACCCCCAGCTCGCGAACTGCTTCGTCATGGAGATGCAGGACGACATGGAGCACATCGCCAAGACCACGCGCGATGTCATGTGGCTCACCAAGGGCACGGGCGGCATCGGCCTCTCCGTGACCAAGCTGCGCGCCCAGGGCTCGCCCATCCGCTCCAACAACACCACGTCGACGGGCCCGATCCCGTTCATGCACACGATCGACTCGATTCTGCGCGCGGTCAGCCGCGGAGGCAAAAAGTTCGGCGCCCTGTGCTTCTACATGGAGAACTGGCACCTCGACTTCCCCGAGTTCCTCGACCTCCGCCAGAACTCCGGTGACCCGTACCGCCGCACCCGCACCGCCAACACGGCCGTCTGGATCAGCGACGAGTTCATGAAGCGCGTGCAGACGGATGGCGACTGGTACCTCTTCGACCCGCTCGAGGTTACGGACCTCAACGAGCTCTATGGTGCGGCCTTCTCCGCCCGCTACAACGAGTACGTCGCGATGGCCGAGGCCGGCGAGATGCGCATGCACAAGAAGATCAAGGCACGCGAGCAGTTCAAGTCGATCCTGATCTCCCTGCAGGGCTCCAGCCACCCGTGGCTCACCTGGAAGGACACGATCAACAACCGTGCCCTCAACAACAACACGGGCACGATTCACCTCTCGAACCTGTGCACCGAGATCACCCTCCCGCAGGACGAAGACAACGTCTCCGTCTGCAACCTGGCCTCGATCAACCTGAGCCGCCACCTCCTCGTCGACGGCGAGACCGGCGCCGTGTCGATTGACTTCGCCAAGATCGAAGAGAGCGCCCGCCTCGCGGTGCGCCAGCTCGACAACCTCATCGACATCACCCGGTCGTCCGTCGCAGAGGCCGACTTCTCCAACCAGCAGAACCGCGCGGTTGGCCTCGGCGTCATGGGCTTCACCGACATCGTCGAGCGCCTCGGCTTCAGCTACGAGAGCGAAGAGGCCTACGACCTCATCGACGAGATCATGGAGCACGTCTCCTACGCGGCGATCGACGAGAGCGCCGACCTCGCCCAGGAGCGCGGCTCCTATCCGAACTTCGAGGGATCCCGCTGGTCGGAGGGCCTCGTGCCGATCGACAGCATTGCGCTGACCGAGCAGGACCGCGGTCTTGAGATCAAGGTCAACCGCAAGACGCGCCTCGACTGGGACGCCATGCGCGAGAAGGTCAAGGGCGGAATGCGCAACGCGACCCTCATGGCCATCGCCCCCACCGCATCCATCGGCCTTGTTGCCGGAACGACGCCGGGCCTCGACCCCCAGTTCTCGCAGATCTTCAGCCGCTCGACCTCCAACGGCAAGTTCCTTGAGGTCAACCGCAACCTCGTGGCCGACCTGCAGAAGCTCGGCCTCTGGGAGAGCGTTCGCGAGGACATCCTGCGCAGCCAGGGCGACATCTCGCGGGTTGCGTCGATTCCCGACCACCTCAAGGAGGTCTACAAGACGAGCTTCCAGCTCTCGCCGTACTCCTTCCTTGAGGTCGCGGCCCGTGCCCAGAAGTGGATCGACCAGGCCATCAGCCGCAACATGTACCTGGAGACTCGCGACCTCGGCGAGATGATGGACATCTATTACGGTGCCTGGGAGCGTGGCGTCAAGACCACCTACTACCTACACATGAAGCCGCGTCACCAAGCCGAGCAGTCCACCGTCAAGGTGAACAAGGCCGAGGAGATCTCGACGGGCGCCAAGCGTGGATTCGGCTCTGCTGCTCCCGCAGCGGCTGCCCCGGCCGAGGCCGGGCAGCCCGCTGCGGCTGCCCCCGCCCGCCGCGGCTTCGGCGGACTTGCCCCGAAGGCAGGTGAATGA